One genomic segment of Rivularia sp. PCC 7116 includes these proteins:
- a CDS encoding choice-of-anchor K domain-containing protein: MRLSSLFNVAVFPLFVAVAGVIGCSSQAKAMTFSGSVNGSWENPTAGSINTDPYYTGVGTKAFTWGDPTLFKDASANQLVFEGSPFSVNEGSLFKIGDLTYVNGTVLLGTSVESVPLNLNLSFDEPSEVDQFFSYQFNLKNTPNLSEDPDLNADFVVVAQNDATSNFLHDGNLYSLSLTGFSQENGQNVNEFRVREGEKTTAAIYGQINKVTFSKKEVPEPGFAIGLSLLGIYLITRKKAKKA; this comes from the coding sequence ATGAGATTAAGTTCGCTGTTTAATGTTGCTGTGTTTCCGTTATTTGTTGCAGTTGCGGGTGTTATTGGTTGTTCGAGTCAAGCTAAAGCTATGACATTTTCGGGTAGTGTTAATGGTAGTTGGGAAAATCCTACTGCTGGAAGCATTAATACCGATCCTTACTATACAGGTGTAGGGACAAAAGCATTTACTTGGGGAGATCCAACTCTTTTTAAAGATGCTTCTGCAAACCAGCTTGTATTTGAAGGAAGTCCTTTTTCTGTCAATGAGGGATCTTTATTTAAGATAGGTGATTTGACCTATGTAAATGGAACCGTACTTTTAGGTACAAGCGTAGAATCTGTACCTTTAAATCTTAATTTATCCTTTGACGAACCATCCGAGGTAGACCAGTTTTTTAGCTATCAATTTAATTTAAAAAATACTCCTAACCTGTCAGAAGACCCAGATTTAAATGCAGATTTTGTTGTTGTTGCACAAAATGATGCTACAAGTAATTTTCTTCATGATGGTAATCTATATAGTTTATCTTTAACCGGTTTTAGCCAAGAGAATGGTCAAAATGTTAATGAATTCCGGGTACGTGAAGGAGAAAAAACTACAGCAGCTATTTATGGTCAGATAAACAAAGTTACCTTTTCTAAAAAAGAAGTTCCCGAGCCCGGTTTCGCAATCGGTTTATCTTTGCTTGGTATTTACTTAATTACTCGAAAAAAAGCGAAAAAAGCATAG
- the chlP gene encoding geranylgeranyl reductase, protein MPTLRVAVVGSGPAGSSAAETLAKAGIETYLFERKLDNAKPCGGAIPLCMVDEFDLPADIIDRQVRKMKMISPSNREVDINLEKQDEYIGMCRREVLDGFMRNRAAKLGAHLINATVHKLDFPKNNTDPYTIHYVDHTESGAKGIAKTLKVDLIIGADGANSRIAKEMDAGDYNYAIAFQERIRLPEDKMAYYNDLAEMYVGDDVSTDFYAWVFPKYDHVAVGTGTMHINKASIKQLQAGIRSRASKKLAGGSIIKVEAHPIPEHPRPRRVVGRIALVGDAAGYVTKSSGEGIYFAAKSGRMCAETIVEISNSGQSIPTEADLKIYLKRWDKKYGLTYKVLDILQNVFYRSDATREAFVEMCDDRDVQRLTFDSYLYKTVVPANPITQMKITAKTIGSLIRGNALAP, encoded by the coding sequence ATGCCGACACTTCGGGTTGCTGTTGTAGGCTCAGGTCCTGCGGGTTCATCTGCTGCTGAAACTTTAGCGAAAGCGGGGATTGAAACCTATTTATTTGAGCGTAAATTAGATAATGCTAAGCCTTGCGGTGGTGCAATACCGCTGTGTATGGTAGATGAATTTGACCTCCCGGCTGATATCATCGACCGTCAAGTACGGAAAATGAAGATGATTTCACCCTCAAATCGTGAGGTTGATATTAATTTAGAAAAACAAGATGAATATATAGGAATGTGTCGCCGTGAAGTTTTAGATGGCTTCATGCGAAATAGAGCGGCTAAATTAGGCGCTCATTTAATTAATGCTACGGTTCATAAATTAGATTTTCCCAAAAATAATACAGATCCTTATACAATCCACTATGTTGACCATACAGAGAGTGGAGCAAAAGGGATTGCTAAAACTCTCAAAGTAGATTTAATCATCGGTGCTGATGGTGCAAATTCCCGTATTGCCAAGGAAATGGATGCTGGCGATTATAACTATGCCATTGCTTTCCAAGAACGCATTCGTCTTCCAGAAGACAAAATGGCATACTATAACGATTTAGCGGAAATGTATGTCGGTGACGATGTTTCTACCGATTTCTACGCCTGGGTTTTTCCTAAATATGACCACGTAGCCGTAGGTACGGGTACGATGCATATTAACAAAGCCAGTATCAAGCAATTGCAAGCTGGTATACGTTCCCGTGCTTCCAAAAAACTCGCTGGCGGTAGCATTATTAAAGTAGAAGCTCACCCCATCCCCGAACATCCTCGCCCCCGTCGCGTAGTCGGAAGAATTGCATTAGTAGGTGATGCTGCTGGTTATGTTACGAAGTCTTCCGGAGAAGGTATTTACTTTGCTGCGAAATCCGGACGCATGTGTGCCGAAACCATTGTCGAAATTTCTAACAGCGGACAGTCTATCCCCACCGAAGCAGATTTAAAAATCTATTTGAAGCGCTGGGATAAAAAATACGGTCTTACCTACAAAGTACTCGACATCTTACAAAACGTGTTCTACCGTTCCGATGCAACCCGCGAAGCATTTGTAGAAATGTGTGACGATCGCGACGTTCAGCGTTTAACTTTTGACAGCTACTTGTACAAAACAGTTGTCCCTGCGAATCCTATTACTCAAATGAAAATTACTGCCAAAACTATTGGTAGCTTAATTCGCGGTAATGCTCTTGCACCCTAG
- a CDS encoding ABC transporter ATP-binding protein, protein MANLRDIVKYFRPYWKLSIFSIAASSVYEILDLVVPYAIGQILNLLSGQPLDNFLKGIISTISAITNYPVNNTLSLTVLLGLIFVVTVVRAPTQPWLSGWFHWEIALKARRNQSQKAVEKILTLPLEFYDENNPGRIASRVAKGISNHTWTYPEITGQLFPKLFRVLGIFVFICFVDWRIAALFLISFVIILSFTLKHLQRLIEHESRLDKYAENTESRTSEIVSNIKTVKAFATEAKELERQKQRFKREQDVVVYRIHKGYVKLNTWQKSVIQFCVFIVLGLTLAATIEGRITLGNFITTLTLSSMAYAELEPISILAEIFARRYSSMLRFHEFLQEPSGVDSEGLLQARIPEKSYNFTGKVEFSHLSFGYEAERRILHDINLLIEPYQTVALVGRSGSGKSTLVKLLFRYFEPQEGKILIDGEDIRNLDVGEYRRRLAIVHQEVDIFNGTVLDNLTYGNENVSFAEVEEACRIAKLDEVISLLSEGYYTVVGERGVRLSGGQRQRVGIARALLVNPDVLVFDEATSSLDYESERSIQLAMSSIQGTRTTIVIAHRLSTVREADKIVVLDKGRIVEIGSHEELLQEQGIYKRLHSLQETGELLT, encoded by the coding sequence ATGGCAAATCTACGAGATATCGTTAAATACTTTCGTCCTTACTGGAAGCTGAGTATATTTAGTATCGCAGCATCCAGCGTTTATGAAATTTTAGATTTAGTTGTACCTTATGCAATTGGACAGATATTAAACCTGCTTTCAGGTCAACCGCTGGACAATTTTTTGAAGGGTATAATTTCTACAATTTCTGCGATTACGAATTATCCGGTAAATAACACTTTATCATTAACTGTTTTGCTGGGCTTAATATTTGTTGTAACGGTAGTGAGAGCGCCGACTCAGCCTTGGTTAAGCGGTTGGTTTCACTGGGAAATTGCCTTAAAAGCAAGAAGAAATCAAAGTCAAAAAGCAGTAGAAAAAATTCTGACATTACCTTTAGAATTTTATGATGAAAACAATCCGGGAAGGATAGCATCGAGGGTAGCAAAAGGGATTTCCAATCATACCTGGACTTATCCAGAAATCACCGGACAATTGTTCCCTAAGCTGTTTAGAGTATTGGGAATTTTTGTATTTATTTGTTTCGTTGATTGGCGGATTGCAGCTTTATTCTTGATTTCCTTTGTAATTATTCTCAGCTTTACTTTAAAGCATTTACAAAGACTGATTGAACACGAAAGTCGTTTAGACAAATATGCCGAGAATACAGAAAGTAGAACATCTGAAATTGTTAGCAACATTAAAACAGTTAAAGCATTTGCCACAGAAGCCAAAGAACTAGAACGTCAGAAGCAGCGGTTTAAACGCGAGCAAGATGTAGTTGTTTATCGGATTCATAAGGGCTACGTCAAATTAAATACTTGGCAAAAAAGCGTAATTCAGTTTTGTGTATTTATAGTGCTTGGTTTAACTTTAGCTGCAACCATTGAAGGTAGAATCACCTTGGGTAACTTTATTACCACCTTGACTTTATCGAGCATGGCGTATGCGGAACTCGAACCAATCAGCATTCTGGCAGAAATATTTGCTCGTCGTTATAGTTCCATGTTACGGTTCCACGAATTTTTGCAAGAACCATCCGGGGTTGACTCCGAGGGACTTTTACAAGCGCGAATACCTGAAAAATCCTACAACTTTACGGGTAAAGTTGAATTTTCCCATTTAAGTTTCGGTTACGAAGCCGAGCGTCGGATTTTGCACGATATTAATCTACTAATCGAACCATATCAAACAGTGGCACTAGTAGGGCGTAGCGGCTCCGGTAAATCAACATTAGTAAAACTGCTGTTTCGCTATTTTGAACCCCAGGAAGGCAAAATTCTCATCGATGGTGAAGATATCCGCAACTTAGATGTAGGAGAATATCGCAGAAGATTAGCGATCGTTCACCAAGAAGTAGATATCTTCAACGGTACGGTTTTAGATAACCTTACTTACGGCAACGAAAATGTAAGCTTTGCCGAAGTCGAAGAAGCCTGTAGAATTGCCAAGCTCGACGAAGTAATTAGTTTATTGTCCGAAGGTTACTATACCGTAGTCGGAGAGCGTGGGGTTAGGTTATCTGGAGGGCAAAGACAGCGAGTCGGAATAGCCAGAGCATTGTTAGTTAATCCAGACGTGCTGGTATTTGACGAAGCAACATCAAGCTTAGATTACGAGTCTGAGCGTTCAATTCAGCTAGCAATGAGTTCAATTCAAGGAACCCGCACCACTATAGTTATTGCTCACAGACTCAGTACAGTTAGAGAAGCCGATAAAATTGTCGTTTTAGATAAAGGAAGAATTGTAGAGATAGGTAGTCACGAAGAACTATTACAAGAACAAGGAATTTATAAGAGATTGCACTCGCTGCAAGAAACGGGAGAATTATTAACTTAG